GGGGTTCTCGACCGGCCGCGGCATCGTCGCCGCCGGGATGCTGGTCGCGCTGCCCCTCACCATCGCGGCGCTCGGGACGCACGCCTCGCTCGCGCGACGCGCCGAGGCCGCCCGCGCGCCCGCCAAGCGGCTCGTAGTGAGCCGCCTGCCGTCCGCCGATCTCGCCTTCGCTGGAGGCTCGCGCCACCTCCGCTTTCTCTCGCTCGAGGAGCCACAAGCCGCCTTCGCGGACGGCCCGGGTCTGCCCGATCCCGATCCGGCGGGCGGCCTCGTCGGGGTGCCACGCGAGACCTTCGCGGGCGCCTACACCCGCGAGGCGCCCGCGAAGACCAAAGGCCGCGAGGCGCGGCCATGAACCCCCAAACGAGCCAGCGGCACGCGGCGTGTCTATGCCACCCGACCGAAGCGACCGCGGCATGAACGAAGGTCGATGGCGAGCCCGAGCCGAGGGCGAGGTGGCGCCGTGAACCTCGGCCTGCTCGCGTTCGCGCTCCGCGCCGTCGCGAGGCGCAGAGCTCGCGCCGTGGCCACCGGCGGTGGGCTCACGTTCGCCGTGGCCCTCGTGGCCGCCGTCCTCTTCCTCGCGGACGCGCTGCGCGCAGAGTCGACCGCGGCCCGCGACGCCCTGCCGGACGTGGTGGTCTCGCGCCTCGTAGGCGGCCGGCCGGCGGTCATCTCCATGCAGTCTGCACACAAACTCGCGCGCATCGACTCCGTGCGGCGTGTGAGGCCACGGGTATGGGGCTACGTGTTCGTGCCCGCCCTCCAGTCGAACGTGGTGGTCATGGGTGCGCCGCCGGACGCCCCCTCCCTCGAGGCGGTGGGGGGCGCGCTCGCCGCGGGGCGCGACCTGCGGCCCGGCGCCCACGAGATGGTCGCGGGCGCGCGGATCGCCAAGTTCCTCGGGCTCGAGGTGGGCGACCAAATGGTCCTGCCGTCGCCCAACCCCCTCGCGCCCTCGCTCCAGCTCGTGGGCACGTTCGACTCGCGGATCGATCTGTTCACCACCGACGTCGTGATGATGTCGAACGACGACGCGCGCGCGGTGCTCGGCATGGCCGAGGACCAGGCCACGGACCTCGCGCTCGACCTCGCGAACCCCGACGAGTCCCCCATCGTCGCGCGCACCGTGCTCGAGCGCATGCCGGACGCCCGGGTGATCGACAAGAAGCTCCTCGTGCGCGCGCACACGCTCGCCTTCGGACGTCGCTCCGGGATCGTCCTCGCCGCCTCCGCGCCCGTGCTGCTCGTGCTCCTCGTGCTCGCGTGGGACCGCCTGAGCGGCTTCGGCGACGCCGAGCAGCGCGAGATCGCCGTGCTGAAGGCCGTGGGCTGGAGCACGAGCGAGGTGCTCTGGGCGAAGCTCTCCGAGTCGCTCCTCGTTGGCGCCTTCTCCACCGCTGCGGGCCTCGTGCTGGCGTACGTGTGGGTGTTCGTGGCGGGCGCGCCGCTCTTGCGTCCCGCCCTCGCGGGCTTCGGCGTGCTTTACCCGGAGGCGCCGCTCACCCCGCAGGTGGACGCGGCGCAGCTCTTGGCGGTCACGCTCGCCGTGCTCGGACCGTACGCCGCGCTCTCGATCGTTCCCGCGTGGCGCGCCGCCCAGATCGATCCGATGGACGCGATGCGAGGTTAGCGCGGACGTCGGGCGCGTCGGTCACCCTCGATGCTCACGTCGACTCATGCGAGCATGCCAGCATGGAAGTCGACCGCGACGCCGCCGCGAGCCACATCGAAGGTTTCCTCCGCGCCATAGGCCGTGATCCCGACGCCGATCCCGAGCTCGCCGAGACGGGCCGACGCGTGGCCGAGGCGTTCGTCGACGAACTGTGTGCAGGATACACTCTTTCGC
This genomic window from Myxococcales bacterium contains:
- a CDS encoding FtsX-like permease family protein — its product is MNLGLLAFALRAVARRRARAVATGGGLTFAVALVAAVLFLADALRAESTAARDALPDVVVSRLVGGRPAVISMQSAHKLARIDSVRRVRPRVWGYVFVPALQSNVVVMGAPPDAPSLEAVGGALAAGRDLRPGAHEMVAGARIAKFLGLEVGDQMVLPSPNPLAPSLQLVGTFDSRIDLFTTDVVMMSNDDARAVLGMAEDQATDLALDLANPDESPIVARTVLERMPDARVIDKKLLVRAHTLAFGRRSGIVLAASAPVLLVLLVLAWDRLSGFGDAEQREIAVLKAVGWSTSEVLWAKLSESLLVGAFSTAAGLVLAYVWVFVAGAPLLRPALAGFGVLYPEAPLTPQVDAAQLLAVTLAVLGPYAALSIVPAWRAAQIDPMDAMRG